A window of the Eremothecium cymbalariae DBVPG#7215 chromosome 5, complete sequence genome harbors these coding sequences:
- the RTK1 gene encoding putative serine/threonine protein kinase RTK1 (similar to Ashbya gossypii ADR313W), with protein sequence MGDTLSFHSSRNSMVESGSLKCTTSNCSCLSSARQKSRSRLNLMRFFRGSSSYSNSNNNIVNLSGSDNCGYLVGNEGKEFLGMLLSPKHSGSSHASSYNNDAASRSSGGNGRHSPNDVSSRIMLPPLLNNPHVKQAHVHQQQNPYNCYDLPRRATNSSGSVTTLDTAPHPKQHPAQYLLKQIESIQDKEVQKLQQQQRKIPPKLANNSENLLSKKSLRLKRFFKLHQSSGTPEKNTSSVSPDEVSQTGHNVDDITGVPASAVITDRNTVQMTLYGAEDARQLIRKYGVPGKVLGEGVSGSVSVIKGSDGQLFAVKRFRARNSRETLKSYSRKVTSEFCIGSTLRHQNVIETLDMFQEGELFLVVMEYCPYDFFTLVMSDLMDEYEVSCYFKQICSGVHYLHSQGLAHRDLKLDNCVVTSTGILKLIDFGSSVIFQYSYGDKIELSKGIVGSDPYLAPELLTQVYYDPRPVDVWSVAVMYYCMILRRFPWKKPSRDVPSFNLFCQDPEDEADYSRGPYRLLKLLPQQSRPLIGKMLELDINKRLSIEEVVKDQWLQSIEVCDANDYPSVSPKTHLHHLITDDELKQLNEQRKEEKQQRKNDDSSNNSSGIDEN encoded by the coding sequence ATGGGAGATACACTATCGTTTCATTCAAGTCGAAATAGTATGGTTGAATCGGGGTCACTCAAGTGTACAACTTCTAACTGTAGTTGTTTAAGCTCAGCGAGGCAAAAAAGCAGGAGTAGATTGAACTTGATGAGGTTCTTTCGTGGTAGTAGTAGCtatagtaatagtaataataatattgtgAATTTGAGTGGCAGTGATAATTGTGGTTATTTAGTGGGCAATGAGGGGAAGGAATTTTTAGGAATGCTATTATCGCCTAAACATAGTGGATCAAGCCATGCATCCTCGTACAATAATGATGCTGCAAGTCGTAGTAGTGGTGGGAATGGTAGGCATTCACCAAACGACGTGTCTTCGCGAATAATGTTACCTCCTTTGCTTAACAATCCGCATGTTAAACAAGCTCATGTACATCAGCAGCAAAACCCATATAACTGTTATGATCTGCCACGTAGAGCTACGAATTCATCAGGGTCTGTAACGACTCTTGACACTGCTCCGCATCCAAAACAACACCCAGCTCAATATCTACtcaaacaaattgaatctATTCAAGATAAAGAGGTGCAAAaactgcagcagcagcagcggaAGATCCCTCCGAAGTTAGCTAATAATTCGGAGAATCTGCTTTCTAAGAAATCCTTAAGGCTAAAGCGATTCTTTAAACTACATCAGAGTTCTGGCACGCCTGAGAAAAACACATCTTCGGTATCACCTGATGAGGTATCACAAACGGGTCataatgttgatgatatcaCTGGAGTCCCTGCTAGTGCTGTAATAACTGATCGCAATACAGTGCAGATGACATTATATGGTGCAGAGGATGCCCGTCAGTTAATCCGAAAATATGGGGTTCCTGGCAAGGTTCTCGGAGAAGGGGTATCTGGCTCTGTATCTGTAATAAAGGGTAGTGATGGCCAACTGTTTGCGGTCAAGCGCTTCAGAGCTCGTAACTCTCGGGAAACCCTGAAAAGTTATTCACGGAAAGTTACATCTGAGTTTTGCATTGGCTCAACATTACGTCACCAAAATGTAATAGAGACGTTGGATATGTTTCAAGAGGGGGAGCTGTTCCTGGTAGTAATGGAATATTGTCCATATGACTTTTTCACATTGGTTATGAGCGATCTCATGGATGAATATGAGGTTTCTTGCTATTTCAAACAAATCTGTAGCGGTGTTCATTATTTGCATTCTCAAGGTTTGGCACATAGGGATTTAAAGCTGGATAATTGCGTTGTGACTTCCACAGGTatattgaagttgattGATTTTGGTAGTTCCGTAATATTTCAATATAGCTATGGAGATAAGATTGAACTTTCGAAGGGGATTGTGGGCAGTGATCCATACTTGGCTCCGGAGCTGCTAACCCAAGTTTACTACGATCCAAGGCCGGTTGATGTTTGGTCAGTGGCTGTTATGTATTATTGTATGATTCTTCGGAGATTCCCATGGAAAAAGCCAAGTAGAGATGTGCCGTCCTTTAACTTATTCTGTCAAGACCCCGAAGACGAAGCAGACTACAGTAGAGGTCCTTATAGACTTCTGAAATTGCTACCCCAACAGTCCAGACCATTGATTGGTAAGATGTTGGAGTTAGATATAAACAAGAGATTGTCAATTGAGGAGGTTGTGAAAGACCAGTGGCTTCAGTCCATCGAGGTATGTGACGCCAATGATTATCCATCGGTTTCACCAAAGACGCATTTGCATCATTTAATAACAGACGATGAATTGAAACAATTGAACGAGCAACGTAAGGAAGAGAAACAACAGAGGAAAAATGATGACAGTTCTAACAATTCTTCCGGAATAGATGAAAATTAA
- the MAM3 gene encoding Mam3p (similar to Ashbya gossypii ADR312W), whose protein sequence is MRRTQYGVRGRAYASLAVLGRIPSLAALPVSRLVFRNGGNSGGGSRMTDMVVSGALGGRSGLGSAGAEGESFYTFMAVSVLLVLLGGVFAGLTLGLMGQDEIYLKVISTSGSKAEQKHAQRVLRLLGRGKHWVLVTLLLSNVITNETLPIVLDRCIGGGWQAVVMSTALIVVFGEIIPQSLCVRYGLEVGAWFSPFVLSLMYLMYPMAYPIALLLDYLLGEDHGTVYKKSGLKTLVTLHKTMGVERLTQDEVTIISAVLDLKDKQVQEIMTPIENVFTISADKILDEKAVEELFNSGFSRVPIYLPGQPTNFIGMLLVRVLISYDPADALPVSHFPLATLPETSPKTSCLNILNYFQEGKSHMCVVSKDPGSSSGALGVLTLEDVIEELIGEEIVDESDVFVNIHQRIMRKQPGPLSKRHITSYLHSLYTSSSRASAAAAAAAAAATDSGPGSGLESARGALVIGGGDSAVSAKSTTSITKEQQQQQQPQQSSLPMVNNEIRIPVTDIIQPLNPAANPLNINNPYVTIKRQSSQLQKSMSSPRPSVSNDVSKQQGRQEQERRQDATLEAQQSVTMPFRNGSSSLHQDYGTTDNKSSHGFTMPSMTTKLVKEHSMQSDKAFKHTVETGETSYVVSTVLSDPENNSNMATSPSQLPLEKLSPVSPYSEKDPLYRNVIASSYKSTKNGIVESVITVQGVHKTIIEPAQDWDDSNAARKLPNSTHSESTSSSFSPDRNRTKSVTRSPKFPAVSNLTARN, encoded by the coding sequence ATGCGACGAACGCAATATGGTGTAAGAGGTAGGGCGTACGCTAGTTTAGCGGTGTTAGGTAGGATTCCTAGTCTAGCGGCGCTGCCCGTTTCCAGATTGGTATTCAGGAACGGTGGGAATAGCGGCGGCGGTAGCAGGATGACGGACATGGTTGTGAGTGGTGCTCTGGGTGGCCGGTCAGGGTTGGGATCGGCGGGGGCAGAGGGTGAGTCGTTTTATACATTTATGGCTGTTTCGGttcttttggttttgcTCGGAGGTGTGTTTGCGGGGTTGACGTTGGGTTTGATGGGTCAGGAtgagatatatttgaaggtGATCAGCACTTCAGGTAGTAAAGCGGAGCAGAAACATGCGCAGCGGGTGCTGAGGTTGTTAGGACGCGGTAAACATTGGGTTTTGGTGACGCTTTTGTTGAGTAATGTGATAACGAATGAGACGCTGCCGATTGTGCTCGATAGATGTATCGGAGGCGGGTGGCAGGCGGTTGTCATGAGCACTGCGTTGATAGTTGTTTTCGGGGAGATCATACCGCAGTCGCTGTGTGTTCGTTATGGGTTGGAAGTTGGCGCATGGTTCAGTCCCTTTGTGTTGTCACTGATGTATCTGATGTATCCGATGGCATACCCTATTGCGCTTTTGTTGGATTATCTTCTTGGGGAGGACCACGGTACCGTTTACAAGAAGTCAGGTTTGAAAACGCTGGTTACGTTGCATAAGACTATGGGAGTGGAGAGGCTGACACAGGACGAGGTGACTATTATCTCTGCGGTTTTGGATTTAAAGGATAAGCAGGTACAAGAGATCATGACGCCTATTGAAAATGTGTTTACGATCAGTGCGGATAAGATACTTGATGAGAAGGCTGTAGAGGAGTTGTTTAATTCTGGATTTTCCCGTGTCCCAATATATTTACCGGGACAGCCTACGAACTTCATCGGTATGTTGTTGGTGCGTGTATTGATTTCATATGATCCTGCAGATGCCCTTCCAGTTTCGCACTTTCCTCTTGCCACGCTGCCCGAAACGTCGCCAAAAACATCTTGTCTGAATATTCTCAATTACTTTCAAGAGGGTAAATCACATATGTGCGTTGTGTCTAAAGATCCTGGTTCTTCTTCTGGTGCTCTTGGTGTCTTGACGTTGGAAGATGTAATTGAGGAGCTTATTGGTGAAgaaattgttgatgagTCTGATGTCTTTGTCAACATTCACCAGCGTATCATGCGTAAGCAGCCAGGACCATTGTCAAAACGCCATATTACTTCTTATCTTCATTCTTTGTACACCAGTTCAAGTAGAGcgtctgctgctgctgctgctgctgctgctgccgctaCAGACTCGGGTCCTGGTTCTGGTTTGGAATCCGCAAGAGGGGCTCTAGTGATTGGCGGGGGTGATAGTGCCGTGTCCGCTAAGAGTACTACCTCCATCACTAAagaacaacagcagcaacaacaaccacaacaaTCCTCACTTCCTATGGTCAACAATGAAATCCGCATTCCTGTAACTGATATCATTCAGCCACTAAATCCGGCTGCTAATCCCCTTAACATCAATAACCCGTATGTGACTATTAAACGCCAAAGCTCGCAATTACAGAAGTCGATGTCTTCACCCAGGCCCTCTGTTTCAAATGATGTATCAAAGCAGCAGGGCCGGCAGGAGCAGGAACGCCGGCAGGATGCAACGCTGGAGGCACAGCAGTCTGTGACAATGCCTTTCCGGAATGGTTCCTCCTCACTCCACCAGGACTATGGCACCACCGATAATAAATCTTCCCACGGCTTCACCATGCCCTCGATGACGACCAAGCTGGTAAAAGAGCATTCCATGCAATCGGATAAAGCCTTCAAACACACCGTAGAAACAGGCGAAACCTCCTACGTAGTGTCCACCGTTTTATCTGATCCGgaaaacaacagcaacatgGCTACCTCGCCATCTCAGCTGCCACTGGAAAAACTGTCTCCAGTATCCCCCTATAGCGAAAAGGATCCCCTTTACAGAAACGTCATAGCTTCCAGCTATAAGTCAACGAAGAACGGTATCGTAGAATCAGTCATCACAGTACAAGGAGTCCATAAAACTATCATCGAACCCGCCCAAGATTGGGATGATTCTAACGCTGCCAGAAAGCTACCTAACAGTACTCACTCAGAATCCACCTCCTCGTCCTTCTCCCCAGACCGCAATCGAACCAAATCTGTCACTCGTAGCCCTAAATTTCCCGCGGTATCAAATCTCACCGCACGCAACTGA